A window of Syntrophales bacterium contains these coding sequences:
- a CDS encoding ubiquinone/menaquinone biosynthesis methyltransferase: MLDKEPSTMGGLFDGIAPTYDRLNRILSLGIDRSWRRAAVRELAIEDGDTVLDVATGTGDLAIAALSGASCRIAGIDLSREMIAVASRKSKSRGHSRRALFLIGDALSVPLKSGSIHRAMVAFGIRNMKSPDGFFDELRRVLVQGGRAMILEFALPENPLLRALYLVYFARVLPLIGGLLSGNRDAYRYLTESVLDFPSPAHLLLMMNRHGFGVIMSRRLFPGIVHLFVIEKQPGRFSGLGDIKNEGLSGHSPGCTSPPRLHQPRQADQFSHAPGLGDAS; the protein is encoded by the coding sequence ATGCTTGACAAGGAACCCTCAACCATGGGGGGCTTGTTTGACGGGATCGCCCCCACTTACGACAGGCTGAACAGGATCCTGTCACTGGGCATCGACCGGTCCTGGCGGAGGGCAGCCGTGCGGGAGCTTGCCATCGAAGACGGCGACACCGTCCTGGACGTCGCCACCGGAACGGGAGACCTCGCCATAGCGGCCCTTTCGGGCGCATCCTGCCGGATCGCAGGGATTGACCTGTCCCGTGAAATGATTGCCGTCGCGTCACGGAAAAGCAAGTCACGGGGTCATTCCCGGCGGGCCCTTTTCCTGATCGGCGATGCCCTCTCGGTACCTCTGAAAAGCGGATCGATTCATCGCGCCATGGTCGCCTTCGGTATCAGAAACATGAAAAGCCCCGACGGGTTTTTCGACGAACTGCGCCGGGTGCTCGTTCAGGGAGGGCGGGCGATGATCCTGGAATTCGCGCTTCCTGAAAACCCTCTCCTGCGCGCCCTGTACCTGGTCTATTTCGCGAGGGTTCTCCCCCTCATCGGCGGGCTCCTGTCGGGAAACCGCGACGCCTACCGGTATCTGACGGAATCGGTTCTCGATTTTCCTTCTCCCGCCCATTTGTTGCTCATGATGAACCGGCACGGATTCGGGGTTATTATGTCCCGACGGCTCTTCCCCGGCATTGTTCACCTTTTTGTGATTGAAAAGCAACCCGGACGGTTTTCAGGGCTCGGGGACATCAAAAACGAAGGCCTTTCAGGACACTCCCCGGGATGCACGAGTCCGCCTCGATTGCACCAGCCGCGACAGGCGGATCAGTTCAGCCACGCTCCAGGCCTGGGCGATGCATCCTGA